Proteins encoded within one genomic window of Hypomesus transpacificus isolate Combined female unplaced genomic scaffold, fHypTra1 scaffold_427, whole genome shotgun sequence:
- the cbx6a gene encoding chromobox protein homolog 6a translates to MELSAVGDRVFAAEAILKRRVRKGRLEYLVKWKGWALKHSTWEPEENILDDRLILGFEQKERDRELSGPKKRGPKPKTSTSKARSQKGETSSRSSNTRQSAPRSSSSGSQPPPPSSSTSHPSSSSSVAPSPKLNSLAATHKLKKDIRRCHRMSRRPLPRTDPLAPPCGTPGAAFHSRPAVSPFSETVRILNRRVKPREVKRGRIILNLKVIDKPGSGGGGGGGGRSGGGGRGGGGGTRKPSSANLLSGRQNIPSRNRIIGKRHGEAPYRPFQPPLKMLGFPMYGKPFGLQCGGPGPLHSRPGTGSGAGAAGARDTSSSGGSQPQYQPPPSPSSSSGSDANPPSPSLNQAGPAAPPAPVPTPGASTLGLPSNSSPQAEPSPGLPPEPQKTATQEEAAPAPSVSSSGPSPAPAAPFLPSSPSLSSGSSPEEDDEDALDLSREGKRKTLRRRRRQHKRPAASESTASPLPRDPASCPANPAPAGCPANPVANPAPTGGPQRVPVEGDPDWRPQLAPSHENVVVTDVTSNLLTVTIKEFPSPSSRPASPSAPPDKSPPAPSPAPGNPSQPKP, encoded by the exons GGTCGTCTTGAATATCTAGTGAAATGGAAAGGCTGGGCACTAAA ACACAGCACTTGGGAGCCAGAGGAAAACATCTTGGATGACAGGCTGATTTTGGGTTTCGAACAGAA AGAGCGGGACAGGGAACTCAGTGGGCCCAAGAAGCGAGGACCCAAACCCAAGACCTCAACATCAAAG GCCCGCAGCCAGAAAGGAGAAACTTCCTCCAGATCCTCCAACACCCGCCAGAGcgcccctcgctcctcctcctccggcagccaaccccccccaccctcctcctccacctcacacccctcctcctcgtcatcgGTGGCGCCCTCCCCCAAACTGAACTCGCTGGCCGCCACCCACAAGCTGAAGAAAGACATTCGCCGCTGCCACCGGATGTCCCGCCGGCCGCTGCCCCGCACCGACCCCCTGGCCCCGCCCTGCGGGACGCCGGGGGCCGCGTTCCACTCCCGCCCCGCCGTCTCCCCGTTCTCCGAGACCGTCCGCATCCTGAACCGGCGCGTCAAGCCGCGCGAGGTCAAGCGTGGTCGCATCATCCTCAACCTCAAGGTCATTGACaaaccaggaagtggaggaggaggaggagggggagggaggagcggagggggaggcagaggagggggcgggggaacTAGAAAGCCGTCGTCCGCGAATCTCTTGTCCGGTCGCCAGAACATCCCGTCCAGGAACCGCATCATCGGGAAGAGGCACGGGGAGGCTCCCTATAGGCCGTTCCAGCCGCCACTCAAGATGCTGGGCTTTCCCATGTATGGGAAGCCCTTTGGGCTCCAGTGTGGGGGGCCAGGTCCTCTCCACTCACGCCCCGGGACAGGCTCTGGTGCCGGGGCCGCAGGGGCCCGGGACACTTCCTCCTCTGGAGGCTCCCAACCCCAGTACCAGCCGCCGCCCTCACCTTCCAGCTCCAGTGGTTCTGAcgccaaccctccctccccgtccctGAACCAGGCCggccctgctgctcctcctgcccctgtGCCCACCCCGGGGGCCTCCACCTTGGGGTTGCCTTCCAACTCGAGCCCCCAGGCTGAGCCCAGCCCGGGCCTCCCTCCAGAACCTCAGAAAACCGCGACCCAGGAAGAGGCCGCTCCTGCCCCGTCCGTCTCCTCTAGCGGCCCCAGCCCGGCCCCCGctgcccccttcctcccctcctccccctccctctcctccggtTCCTCCCCcgaggaggatgatgaagatgccCTGGACCTTTCTCGGGAGGGCAAGAGGAAGACGCTACGCAGGCGGCGTCGCCAACACAAACGCCCGGCCGCCTCCGAGAGCACTGCGTCCCCTCTCCCCCGCGACCCTGCCAGCTGCCCTGCTAACCCCGCCCCTGCTGGCTGCCCTGCTAACCCTGTCGCTAACCCCGCCCCTACCGGCGGCCCCCAGAGGGTGCCTGTGGAGGGGGATCCCGACTGGCGCCCCCAGCTGGCGCCGAGCCACGAGAACGTGGTGGTCACCGACGTCACCTCCAACCTCCTCACCGTCACCATCAAGgagttcccctccccctcctcccgccccgcctccccctccgccccccccgaTAAGAGCCCCCCTGCACCCTCCCCCGCCCCAGGAAACCCCTCCCAGCCCAAGCCATAG